The Caldisericum sp. genome has a segment encoding these proteins:
- a CDS encoding NAD(P)H-dependent oxidoreductase subunit E — MKGKSLIDVLHEIQESNPENYVPENLAKKVADTFKTSPAKVYGVVTFYTMFSVKPRGKHIIRVCRSLSCHLADGEKIVKKLKEELGVDFGETTEDKEFTLEESSCLGMCSIAPSMMIDDVPFGNLKEEDIPVILKKVREGVL; from the coding sequence AGTCGTTAATAGACGTCCTGCATGAAATTCAGGAATCAAATCCTGAAAATTATGTTCCAGAAAATCTGGCAAAAAAAGTAGCAGATACTTTTAAAACAAGCCCTGCAAAAGTTTATGGTGTTGTTACCTTCTATACCATGTTTTCTGTAAAGCCAAGAGGAAAGCATATTATAAGGGTTTGTAGAAGTTTATCATGTCATCTTGCAGATGGTGAAAAAATTGTTAAAAAACTCAAGGAGGAATTAGGGGTAGATTTTGGCGAAACAACTGAAGATAAAGAATTCACGCTTGAAGAATCAAGTTGCCTTGGAATGTGTTCTATTGCACCTTCTATGATGATTGATGATGTACCTTTTGGAAATCTCAAGGAGGAAGATATCCCGGTCATACTTAAGAAGGTGCGGGAGGGTGTCCTATGA